In Acinetobacter pittii, one genomic interval encodes:
- a CDS encoding transporter substrate-binding domain-containing protein, with product MFERNSIKILSSLAVAGVLLTACSKTPSTEQPSNVQEDHSLEQVKKNGVLRVAVFADDPPFGYVDSAGNNQGFDVALAKRVTKDLLGDEKKVEFIVTEASNRVEFLKSNRADMVFATFTVTPERKEVVDFAEPYLKGAFGIVSPKAKPITDIAQLEGKTLIVNKGTSSDTYFTKHYPKVNLLKFERNSDAFKALTDGRGDAISQDSTYALAWAAKNPSYVAGIQSIGDQEFIAPAVKKGNTQLLNWLNTEIKQLRTSGEIKKIYDETLKPIYGDSVNPNVFLDVGQ from the coding sequence ATGTTTGAACGTAATTCAATAAAAATATTAAGCAGTCTTGCCGTTGCTGGGGTGTTACTCACTGCATGTAGTAAAACGCCATCCACTGAACAGCCAAGTAATGTTCAAGAAGACCATTCTTTAGAACAAGTCAAAAAAAATGGAGTTCTACGAGTTGCTGTTTTTGCCGATGATCCGCCGTTTGGTTATGTAGATAGCGCGGGGAATAATCAGGGCTTTGATGTCGCTTTAGCAAAACGGGTGACTAAAGATTTGCTCGGTGATGAAAAAAAAGTTGAGTTTATTGTGACTGAAGCTTCAAATCGGGTGGAGTTTTTAAAATCAAATCGTGCCGATATGGTGTTCGCGACATTTACGGTAACCCCTGAACGCAAAGAGGTTGTCGATTTTGCCGAACCTTATTTAAAAGGTGCTTTCGGCATAGTCTCTCCTAAAGCCAAGCCAATTACAGATATTGCCCAATTAGAAGGTAAGACCTTAATTGTAAATAAAGGCACCAGTTCAGATACCTACTTTACCAAGCATTATCCTAAAGTGAATTTACTCAAGTTTGAAAGAAATTCGGATGCCTTTAAAGCCTTAACCGACGGTCGTGGCGACGCGATTTCACAAGATAGTACCTATGCTTTAGCGTGGGCCGCAAAGAACCCAAGTTATGTGGCAGGTATTCAGTCTATTGGTGATCAAGAGTTTATTGCACCAGCAGTTAAAAAGGGCAATACCCAACTATTGAATTGGCTCAATACTGAAATCAAGCAGCTCAGAACAAGTGGTGAAATTAAGAAAATTTATGATGAAACCTTGAAACCAATTTACGGTGACTCGGTCAATCCGAATGTGTTTTTAGATGTAGGCCAATAA
- a CDS encoding cysteine ABC transporter substrate-binding protein has protein sequence MTTLTFQNVKYILAASLLSLGLVACDKGTQSTEKTADTTQTVSSIEQIKKNGVVRIGVFSDKPPFGYLDAQGKNQGFDVEIAKHVAKDLLGDENKVEFVLTEAANRVEYLKANKVDIIFANFTVTPERKEVVDFAKPYLKVALGVVSPKSHPITDVAQLKDKTLLVNKGTTADSFFTKTHPEIKLQKYEQNTETFDALKDGRGAALAHDNLLVLAWAKENPNYTVGITNLGEQDLIAPAVKKGDKELLDWLNQDLEKLAKEGVIHQAYEKTLKPVYGDTINPKDLLVE, from the coding sequence ATGACAACATTAACATTTCAAAACGTGAAGTATATTTTGGCGGCATCTTTACTGAGTTTAGGTTTAGTTGCATGTGACAAAGGAACTCAGTCTACTGAAAAAACGGCAGATACCACACAAACTGTGTCGAGTATTGAACAGATCAAAAAGAATGGCGTAGTACGAATTGGTGTATTTAGCGATAAACCGCCGTTTGGATATTTAGATGCCCAAGGGAAAAATCAGGGCTTTGATGTAGAGATTGCCAAGCATGTTGCTAAAGATCTGCTCGGTGATGAAAACAAAGTTGAGTTTGTTTTAACTGAAGCGGCTAACCGTGTCGAATATTTAAAAGCCAATAAAGTGGATATTATTTTTGCAAACTTTACCGTTACGCCAGAACGTAAAGAAGTGGTCGATTTTGCTAAGCCTTATTTAAAAGTTGCTTTGGGCGTGGTTTCTCCTAAAAGCCATCCAATTACAGATGTTGCTCAACTGAAAGACAAAACTTTGTTGGTAAACAAAGGGACAACGGCTGATTCATTTTTCACCAAGACTCATCCTGAAATTAAACTACAAAAGTATGAGCAAAACACTGAAACTTTTGATGCTTTAAAAGATGGTCGTGGCGCTGCGCTTGCCCATGATAACTTGCTGGTTTTAGCGTGGGCTAAAGAAAATCCAAATTACACTGTTGGCATTACCAATTTAGGTGAGCAGGACTTAATTGCTCCAGCAGTGAAAAAAGGTGATAAAGAGTTATTGGACTGGTTGAATCAAGATTTAGAGAAACTGGCTAAAGAAGGGGTAATTCATCAAGCTTATGAAAAGACTTTAAAACCAGTCTATGGCGATACGATTAATCCAAAAGATCTATTAGTTGAGTAA
- the yckA gene encoding amino acid ABC transporter permease, producing MELDYLFQANHLERLMWGLWATAKIAFISVFFSAIFGTVFGVIMTSKNIVVKALCRLYLEAIRIIPILVLLFVFYFGFATWFNWQFSAMWVCVVVFVLWGTAEMGDLVRAAITSIDQHQRDSAYALGLNHVQTLIYVIFPQSLKRVTPGAINLFTRMVKTSSLAVLIGVVEVIKVGQQIIENSLLTVPSASLWIYGFIFILYFLICYPLSRLAAHLEKVWE from the coding sequence ATGGAACTTGATTATCTATTTCAAGCGAATCACCTCGAACGTTTAATGTGGGGACTTTGGGCAACTGCAAAAATTGCATTTATTTCGGTGTTTTTCTCTGCAATTTTCGGCACAGTTTTCGGCGTCATTATGACCTCTAAAAATATAGTCGTTAAAGCGCTGTGCCGCCTGTACTTAGAAGCCATTCGAATCATTCCAATTTTAGTTTTGCTGTTTGTGTTTTATTTCGGCTTTGCGACATGGTTTAACTGGCAGTTTTCCGCAATGTGGGTGTGCGTTGTTGTATTTGTTTTATGGGGTACGGCTGAAATGGGCGATTTGGTGCGTGCAGCCATTACTTCAATTGATCAGCATCAACGAGATTCAGCTTATGCGCTCGGGCTTAATCATGTTCAAACTTTGATCTACGTCATTTTTCCGCAAAGTCTAAAACGAGTAACACCAGGCGCGATTAACTTATTTACCCGAATGGTGAAAACCAGCTCTTTGGCAGTGCTTATTGGTGTGGTTGAGGTCATTAAAGTTGGCCAGCAAATTATTGAAAATTCGCTGTTGACCGTGCCGAGCGCTTCTCTTTGGATTTATGGCTTTATTTTTATTTTGTATTTTCTGATTTGCTATCCCTTATCTCGTTTGGCGGCACATTTAGAAAAGGTCTGGGAGTAA
- the artM gene encoding amino acid ABC transporter permease has protein sequence MNWQYIHSVLPQFFSATLTTLKISIISIILAIIVGLICSILITYRVRVLNRIAQFYIELSRNTPLLIQLFFLYYGLPKLGIKIDGFACGVIGLTFLGGSYMAEAFRAGLQSVAKGQIDSAKSIGLQPSQIFRYVIFPQALAISIPAIGANCLFLIKESSVVSAIAVVELLFVTKDLIGMDYKTTEALFLLIMAYLIILLPVSILTSYLEHRSRKVSHGT, from the coding sequence TTGAACTGGCAGTATATCCATAGTGTGTTGCCGCAATTTTTCTCTGCAACTTTGACCACGCTGAAAATCTCAATTATCAGCATTATTTTGGCGATTATTGTAGGGCTGATTTGCAGCATTTTAATCACATATCGCGTGCGGGTGCTAAATAGAATTGCCCAGTTCTATATTGAGTTATCTCGAAATACCCCTTTATTAATTCAATTGTTCTTTTTGTATTACGGTTTGCCAAAACTCGGTATCAAAATCGATGGTTTCGCTTGTGGTGTGATCGGACTGACCTTTTTAGGCGGAAGCTATATGGCAGAAGCCTTCCGAGCAGGTTTGCAGTCTGTTGCAAAAGGGCAGATTGATTCTGCAAAAAGTATTGGTCTACAACCGAGTCAAATTTTTAGATATGTCATTTTTCCTCAAGCACTGGCTATTTCAATCCCGGCAATCGGGGCAAATTGTCTATTTCTGATTAAAGAAAGTTCTGTGGTCAGTGCCATTGCTGTGGTTGAGCTGCTTTTTGTCACCAAAGACTTAATTGGCATGGACTATAAAACCACAGAAGCGTTGTTCTTACTCATCATGGCTTATCTCATTATTTTATTGCCCGTGTCTATTTTAACCAGCTATCTGGAGCACAGAAGTCGGAAGGTGAGCCATGGAACTTGA
- the glnQ gene encoding amino acid ABC transporter ATP-binding protein, with protein MPLLSIKQLQKSFAQSHILQGIDLDVEQGEVVVILGPSGCGKSTLLRCINGLEPIQGGEIRLTGSGVLGKDVDWTNARQKIGMVFQNYELFGHMNVIDNILLGPLKVQKRHRDEAEQVADELLKRVGLFERKLDYPRQLSGGQKQRIAIVRSLVMQPKVILLDEVTAALDPEMVREVLDVVLKLANEGMTMLIVTHEMSFARKVADRIIFMDKGKIIEQASPEEFFEQPKTERAKAFLNILSY; from the coding sequence ATGCCTTTGTTATCGATAAAACAATTACAGAAATCATTTGCACAAAGTCATATTTTACAGGGCATTGATCTGGATGTAGAACAAGGAGAGGTAGTTGTTATTTTAGGCCCATCGGGCTGTGGTAAAAGTACCTTACTGCGTTGTATTAATGGTTTAGAACCGATTCAGGGTGGTGAAATCCGTTTAACTGGTTCAGGTGTTTTGGGTAAAGATGTGGACTGGACTAATGCTCGTCAAAAAATCGGCATGGTTTTTCAGAACTATGAGCTATTTGGGCATATGAACGTTATTGACAATATTTTGCTCGGGCCACTTAAAGTACAAAAACGCCACCGCGATGAAGCTGAACAAGTAGCAGATGAGTTGTTAAAGCGAGTTGGACTGTTTGAGCGAAAACTTGATTATCCACGCCAACTGTCTGGCGGACAAAAACAACGTATCGCTATTGTGCGTTCACTGGTCATGCAACCTAAAGTCATTTTACTTGATGAAGTTACCGCTGCGCTTGACCCAGAAATGGTCAGAGAAGTGCTTGATGTAGTCCTTAAATTGGCGAATGAAGGAATGACCATGTTGATTGTGACACATGAGATGTCCTTTGCACGTAAGGTTGCCGACCGCATTATTTTTATGGATAAGGGCAAAATTATTGAACAGGCTTCACCAGAAGAATTTTTTGAACAGCCAAAAACAGAACGAGCGAAAGCCTTCTTAAATATTTTGTCGTACTAA